The genomic interval AGGTAATGGTACCTGTTGATTTAACTGCCCCAAGTGTACTATTCAACATAGAAAAGACATTGGAAAAAGAGATTCAAAAAGAGATTAACGAAGCCATCCAACGTGCCCAGAAAAACCAATCGGATATTTTCGGGTTCGGTGAAGCGGTACATCGCTCCGATCCGAAAGCATGGAAGAAGCTGAAACAAGATTGGAACAATGTTCACTTTCCCAAATTAAAAGCGGACGTGACGGTCGAGGCTTTTATACGTCGCACCGGCTTAAGAAACAAACCGTACTTTTCTAATATGGAGAGTAATCAATAATTGTTAATGAAAAGGAAGTGACAAATCAGTGGAGAAAGCGAAAATCAGCGCATATCAGCTGTTTGTCCTCATGGTATTATTTGAACACGGTACTACCTTATTGCTCCCCCTTGCGGTTGAGGCGAAACAGGATGCCTGGCTGGCCGTTCTGCTTGGGATGGTTGGCGGCTTCATACTATTTTGGATTTATTATGGTCTTTATCAGTATTACCCTGATAACTTGCCAACAGAGTATGTACAAAAAATTATAGGGAAAGTGCTTGGACGACTGCTTGCTTTTTTTTTCCTAATTTATTTTATGTATATTGCGTCAAGAGACCTGCGGGACTTTGGAGAAATGCTAGTAACCGTAGCTTATCCGGATACCCCTCTGTTCATTTTGAATGCATTATTGATGCTGGTAATGGTTTATACAGTTCGTAAAGGGATTGAGGTACTAGCAAGAACAGGTGAATTTTTTTTTATAATTGTGTATTTATTTGCCCTTACTGGCTTTATTCTGATTGTTGCTTCTGGTTTGCTCAGTCTTACTAACTTAAAACCAGTACTGGAAGAAGAAATTTTATCGATTATGAAAATTACCTTTACTCAAACTCTGTATTTCCCATTTGGAGAAGTAGTTGCATTTGCGATGATTCTGCCGTATGTGAATCAATCTAAAAAGGCAAAAGCAGCTGGTTTGTTCGCCATAGGTTTAAGCGGCGTCAACATAGCGATTATCACAGCGCTTAACATTAGTGTTCTCGGTGTTGATCTCGTCTCGCGCTCGCCATTTCCCCTTCTCAGTACCATCCAGACTATTCGAGTAGCAGAGTTTTTGGAGCGTCTGGATGTGTATTTTATGCTGACTACAATTATTTGCGGTTTCTTTAAGATTAGTGTGTATTGTTATGTAGCTGTTATAGGCATAGCAGACTTGTTTAACATCAAAGAATCTTCACGACTGGTTTATCCAATTGGAATTGTAATTTTATTTTTATCCATTACAATTGCCAGCAATGTCTCTGAGCATATCAAGGAGGGTTTGCAAGTTATCCCATTTTTTGTGCATCTGCCGCTTCAAGTGGTGATCCCTCTTTTGCTTCTCGTTATTGCTTTTTTAAAAAATCGGAAAAGTCGATAAAAGTTCAGCCTATTTGTTTAAAAAGTTGACGGGGGATGTTTTTTTCCTTCATTAACCTAACCTTGGGGATATAAAGAAATATTGTGCGAAATTTTCACCCAAAGAAAAAAGACCTATTTTTCATATTGGGTCTTTTTCGTGTCCTTGTTCAACAACACCTTATAGTTTAACAAGGGATTATAATAACTTCGACATATAATATTCGTCATAAAAAGCTTAAATCATAAGAGAATTTCTTTTGATTTCATCTATTTCGACAACAAATATTGTTGAATTGCCCTTCTACTCAATTTGTTTTCGTTGTTTCTCAAGTGTAATTTTCTTTCTCCAGTTTCTATAAGCATATAAGTTGATTTAGCTTCTACTTAGAACAATAGGCAATTTTAAGGAGGTGCTTGCATGGTCCTACTTAGGTTGTCAAATTAACTAACTCTTTTTGTTTTCTCAAACAAATACTGTACTCCATATAATAAATATGCTTTATAGTGTAAGTATATAAAAAATTGAAAATGATTTAACCCATTTAGAGATATGATTTTTAATTTTTTAAGAACATCAATGAAAAGAAAAGCAAAGAGTCCATCAGCAATAACATTAAGTAGCACAAACTTTTTAAAGTTCCCGTACGAAAATTTAAGTATCCACATAGAAAGAGGCATATAAGGGCCAATACTAAAAGGAAGCTCATCCTTAATAAATAATGATCGCTTATCGTAAAACTTCCACCAATTTCTTTTGTGTCCATACAAATGATTTATAATCTCAAAAATAATAATAAAAACGCCCGCTAAAGAATAACGTTTTATACTACGCTTTCCTATAAATAACAACGATAACCATGGAATGATTATGATAGATAAATTAAATACTAAGTGCCTCTTCGACATCATAAGCGATTTCACCTCAACCTATTTTTTCTGCTCTTTTTAATGTATCCAAAAATTATTAAAAAAAAACGCCCATTTGAGCGGTCATATCTTTATTCGACAACCGCTAAAGAAGCAGGAAGGACATCTAAGTATTACGAGGATAAATTTACCAAAAGGTGAATTTTCTATAATTTCTGTTAGGTTTATTAACACAAATGCTAGGGAAAATATATTTCTAGCTTATTTCTTCGCTAAATAACCTATTTCATCTGTTACACAATATAAATCAAAAACGACATAAAGGAGTCGTTTCTCTTGGTTGTACCATATGTGTGTCTATTCCAACTCCTAACCAAATCTGCTTTGTAAAGAACATTAATAATTTTTATTGTTTAAGGCAATAATTTTTTAAAAAACATATTTTTGAGGAGTCTTATGCATTTCTTTTATAATTTATTTTTCTAACCGCTGCAATTAAATGGGGTGATTGGAAAAATTGGCGTAATTATTACCCAACTTATTTATTTTTTATAGCTGGTGATCTTTTAAAGAATGCTTTACTGCACGATTATAAATTGTGGTCATATAAAGAAACTATTTTCGGTAGTAATATTCTATATGGTCACCTTATTATTGACATAATGATTATGGTGTTAGTATATTCCTCCACATTACTCATTTTTTTAGGGAATTTTCCTAGAAACAGAATTAAACAAATACTTTGGATTTTGTTGTGGGTTTTTCTTTATAGTCTAATCGAATTCATCAACGCTAAATATCTAAATTTGTTTGAATACCATCATGGATGGAATATTACCTGGTCTGTCTTATTCAATATTGTTATGTTTACCGTGCTAAGAATTCATGTTAATAGACCCTTGTTAGCTTGGCTAATTTCTATTTTGTTTATAGCTTTATTGTGGAATATATTCGACATTCCAAAAGAAGTACTTAAATGAAAATATCGTATAGTTAATAATTCACAAGAAATACTTTAGATAAATAATTTATAAAAGTTGTTGTTTTCTATCAATCGCTCTTCTTTGTTTAATCGTTCTTCCCTCAGACATAGAAAAAAGCGCCTCCTAGCGTATCATTAAAATACGTCAAGAAGCGCTTTATATAAAGTGGATATAGGTTTCGCAATAGATCAAAAACATAATCCCCATCGCCTAACTTTTCGTTCAATAACAGAAGTTAAAACCTTAACAATTCTCTGGTCGTATCGAGCATTTACCGAGTGCCAGTTTGTGAATGAGAGTGGTTTCTGTAACAAACCAACACACTAACAAACTAACTCTGAACAAGCTTACATAGAGCCTCCAGAATCATTCATCCATAAGCAAAGTTGAATAAAGAGCGGGAAGGGAGACTCTTGAAACGCCACCACGAGCAATAATGAGCGTCAGTGGGCATGTGTGGATATATATACGTTAACATGTTGTTAATGGTTGTTAATGTAAGTTATATCGATTGTAAAAGAATATACTTAAGCTAAAGGGGCAGTTTGTTCATGTTGTTTTCGAAGCAACAAAATATGGATGCTGATGCCATTCTTGCGGAGAATCGACGGAACGGATTCTCATCTTTCTGGTTTGCAGTTTCGATAAAAATTAATCTAGTCTAGCATAGAAAACCCCTTGGGCCGGGTGAACCCTAGGGGTTTTTATTAGACTCTAATTTTCAATTGAGTTGTGGTTATATTAATCTTTGATTATCGACCAATACAGTTCGTTTCTAAGACACTGTTTTTTATCATTTTTTGACGAGTTTCTTTTTATTTATATGCTGGATTAGTTATGGCTCTATACTCGGACCATTTAGTGGTAAAACAATCTTGCCAGACCACTCTTGACCATTAGGTGTACCAACTTTCATTAGGCCACGACGACTGTTGTATTGGCCGATGTCCTGGATAATACCCTGCTTGTTGCCCTGCTCGATATCCATCTCTATACCCTTGTCTATAGCCTTGTCTATAGCCTTGTCTAAACCCTTGTTGAAACCCTTGTTGCCCAGGATATTGTTGCCTGTTAAGTTCATTTGCTGATGTTTCTGTGTATATATCATGTTGCTGATTTATCGGATTAACCGGCACATGATAGTATTGATATTCATTATCCATATAATCACCACCTCATGTATGGTATTCTGTTTGAGGATTTATTGAGCTTTTCCAAGCAATAAAAAATACAAGGCCACAACCCTGTATTTTAATTCATAAAATCACAGTTTTATTAATTGTAAAACGATATCTCGAATCCCAACACCAGATTCAATATCATCCGCTCCAAAAAGTTAAACATTGCTCGATACACCCTTAAACGAATATTAATCGTTGTATCAGATAATCCTAAACCTTGGTCACTTTGGATATACTTATGTCCGTCATACTTGGGAGCATCATATTTCAAGTAGTTAATATAGTCTCTAAAAATCTGTGGTGATAGTTCGTCTACCGTTTCAATCTCATATGTTTTTTGAAGCCAATTAACAAAATAACCCCAATCCTTACGGTAATCCTTTAACGTCCTCTCTCTTAGTCCCTCCGCACTCTTTCCCGCTACAACTAAATCAATTGCTTGTTCCATTGTAAATTTTGGATATTCCTTTTGATTAGCCATTTTTCCAACTGGTTTACGTTTCACTCTTTTGTTTAAAGACATAAAGAAAGCCTCCTCAAATAGTTATGTTTTACAACATTAACTATCGAGAAGGCATGTAATTCACAACCCTGATTTGAAGCTTTTAGGGTTGTTAACACACATTTTGAGGCTTGTGTACACTCAAAATTCCAATGTAATTCATAACCCCGAACATTTATTCAAAACCTTAACAATTCTCTGGTGTTCCCGTATTTGTCGCCGTTCTAAATGATGACCCGCAGCCACAAGATGCGATGGCATTTGGATTATCGATGGTAAATCCTCCGCCCATCATCGATTGTTTATAATCGATTGTTGTTCCGTTTAAAATAGGCGCATCATCTTCACTAACGAGAATTTTAATATCAAACTGTTCTAATTGTTGATCCTTCTCGCCTGCCTCTTGTTCAAATGCCATTCCATAGGATAGACCGCTGCAACCGCCACCTTTTACAGCTACTCGTAAGAAAGAGCCTTCCTCTCCATTATGTTTCATCATTTCTTTTATTTGAAAAGCTGCCGCTTCCGTAATATTAACAACATCGCTCACAATAAAACCCTCCCTCTCTAAAATTCAGTAAGTCAATTCAAACTACTACTAGTATATACTAAAAAATTTCTCATGCTCAATTTTCCTGCCTGAAAAAGATGTAAATCCTTTCATTTCTCATGAGCCTTTTCTCATAAATTAAGCTATAATTAAACCAACAACACATCTATATAACTAGAACTTATATACTACTGAAAGGATGATACTCATGGGGGAATTACCACCGCTATTTGACAAAAGTATAGAATGTCTTCTTTGTAAACAATCAGCCACTACGAAAAAAATTCGTTCTCGTTTTATTAAAGTATCTGAATATGATACGGATTTTTGTCCAAAATATGCGGAAGGTACAACCAATGGACTATTCTATAACATACATGTTTGTCCTAAATGTGGCTTTGCATTTTCAAAAGAATTCTCTAAATATTTCGCTCCTGCCACAAAAGAAGAAATTTTAGAGAAAATTTGCTCTCATTGGGTGCCTCATTCCTTTTCTGGTGAACGCACCATTAATGATGCCATTCAAACGTATAAATTAGCTTGTTATAGTGCCATCTTAAAAAAAGAAAAGCATATTACCATTGCCGGACTTTATTTACGAACGGCTTGGCTTTACCGTCTGAAGCAAAATGAAGAACAAGAACATCGCTTTATGAGATTGGCACGTCATGAATATGAGGAATCCTTTTCTATCGGGGACTATAATGGGACTCAAGTGTCTGAAGTACGTATTTTATACTTAGCCGGGGAGTTATCTAGACGGATAGGAGAGCTGCAGGCTGCTACAAAATATTTTTCCATGGTTCTTGAAAAGCGAAAATCAGCTGTTGAAACGTCCATCATTCAAATGGCACGCGATCGCTGGGCAGACATTAAAGGGGAATTGCCCGCACACTAATGCTTATATAAACACTGCAAACTGAAAAGGGTTTGCAGTGTTTAATTGATTTAAAACATTGGATGTTCATCTAAATATTGATATATATTGGCCACAAGCTCTTCTGTAGAGCTTGCAGTAACGACTTCACCATTAACAAGAGCAAAAAGATCGCTTGAACAAATCCCGCAATAACTTAAACAGTCATATTCAACAACGTCCAAATTGGGGTCTTTTTCCAATTGTTCCATTGCTTTATATGCACCGCTCGCTAAATTGCTAACACAAAATTCGATAATTGGTTTCATCCAGTCTCACCTCATTTATTGGAGCTAAATATTCATA from Peribacillus asahii carries:
- a CDS encoding GerAB/ArcD/ProY family transporter, with protein sequence MEKAKISAYQLFVLMVLFEHGTTLLLPLAVEAKQDAWLAVLLGMVGGFILFWIYYGLYQYYPDNLPTEYVQKIIGKVLGRLLAFFFLIYFMYIASRDLRDFGEMLVTVAYPDTPLFILNALLMLVMVYTVRKGIEVLARTGEFFFIIVYLFALTGFILIVASGLLSLTNLKPVLEEEILSIMKITFTQTLYFPFGEVVAFAMILPYVNQSKKAKAAGLFAIGLSGVNIAIITALNISVLGVDLVSRSPFPLLSTIQTIRVAEFLERLDVYFMLTTIICGFFKISVYCYVAVIGIADLFNIKESSRLVYPIGIVILFLSITIASNVSEHIKEGLQVIPFFVHLPLQVVIPLLLLVIAFLKNRKSR
- a CDS encoding CBO0543 family protein, whose product is MAGDLLKNALLHDYKLWSYKETIFGSNILYGHLIIDIMIMVLVYSSTLLIFLGNFPRNRIKQILWILLWVFLYSLIEFINAKYLNLFEYHHGWNITWSVLFNIVMFTVLRIHVNRPLLAWLISILFIALLWNIFDIPKEVLK
- a CDS encoding site-specific integrase, translating into MSLNKRVKRKPVGKMANQKEYPKFTMEQAIDLVVAGKSAEGLRERTLKDYRKDWGYFVNWLQKTYEIETVDELSPQIFRDYINYLKYDAPKYDGHKYIQSDQGLGLSDTTINIRLRVYRAMFNFLERMILNLVLGFEISFYN
- a CDS encoding HesB/IscA family protein, producing MSDVVNITEAAAFQIKEMMKHNGEEGSFLRVAVKGGGCSGLSYGMAFEQEAGEKDQQLEQFDIKILVSEDDAPILNGTTIDYKQSMMGGGFTIDNPNAIASCGCGSSFRTATNTGTPENC
- a CDS encoding DUF2225 domain-containing protein is translated as MGELPPLFDKSIECLLCKQSATTKKIRSRFIKVSEYDTDFCPKYAEGTTNGLFYNIHVCPKCGFAFSKEFSKYFAPATKEEILEKICSHWVPHSFSGERTINDAIQTYKLACYSAILKKEKHITIAGLYLRTAWLYRLKQNEEQEHRFMRLARHEYEESFSIGDYNGTQVSEVRILYLAGELSRRIGELQAATKYFSMVLEKRKSAVETSIIQMARDRWADIKGELPAH
- a CDS encoding YuzB family protein encodes the protein MKPIIEFCVSNLASGAYKAMEQLEKDPNLDVVEYDCLSYCGICSSDLFALVNGEVVTASSTEELVANIYQYLDEHPMF